One stretch of Segatella copri DNA includes these proteins:
- the rho gene encoding transcription termination factor Rho, with protein MYSKEELQAKSVVQLKDIAKELGAKVKKSDNKGTIVYAILDAQAEQPAPEAAPKRKRTRIATKKEDRVYSVHGNEGENFDVQKNQVLGPNGGETAPQAMNETAPAPAVEEEIQFSPAEQSLQSSAQKQTLNQSGEDIEAQVLANFPKHRGRRSKAELEAIAEARAAAIRKHQAVKAEIEAQMAKDAQEKAKQQAATEAEQPEEATADNQQTAPEQAAPEQAAVPEEQFSAGNDESANISGDLQAMLQAKMNAQNAAAAPAPAAAPAPAEEAKEEATEKTATDKKQESAPIHYTEGMKIELDADGTWKGDPGDGTDFIPVVDIPIEDQAAIPTVDIFDRPTTPQTSHQHTPAAAPAAKNKQEAPAYDFSNLVKSNGVLEVISEGYGFLRSSDYNYLSSPDDVYVASSFVKKFGLKTGDVIECKVRPPHEGEKYFPLTSIIKINGRDPSEVRDRVPFEHLTPLFPDEKFNLCGDRRTTNLSTRIVDLFSPIGKGQRALIVAQPKTGKTILMKDIANAIAANHPEAYLMMLLIDERPEEVTDMARTVNAEVIASTFDEPAERHVKIAGIVLEKAKRMVECGHDVVIFLDSITRLARAYNTTAPASGKVLTGGVDANALQKPKRFFGAARNIEGGGSLTIIATALIDTGSKMDEVIFEEFKGTGNMELQLDRSLSNKRIFPAVNLISSSTRRDDLLQDKTTLDRMWILRKYLSDMNAIEAMSTIHKNMQHTRNNDEFLLSMNS; from the coding sequence ATGTATAGCAAAGAAGAATTACAAGCAAAGAGTGTCGTTCAGTTGAAGGACATTGCCAAGGAACTTGGAGCCAAGGTAAAGAAGAGCGATAACAAGGGAACTATCGTCTACGCCATTCTCGACGCCCAGGCAGAACAGCCAGCTCCTGAAGCAGCCCCTAAGCGCAAGCGCACCCGCATTGCAACCAAGAAAGAAGACCGTGTTTATTCCGTACACGGTAATGAAGGAGAGAATTTCGACGTGCAGAAGAACCAGGTATTGGGTCCTAACGGCGGCGAGACTGCTCCTCAGGCTATGAACGAAACTGCCCCAGCCCCAGCGGTTGAGGAAGAAATCCAGTTCAGCCCGGCAGAGCAGAGTTTACAATCATCTGCCCAGAAGCAGACTCTAAACCAATCAGGCGAAGACATCGAGGCTCAGGTACTTGCCAACTTCCCGAAACACCGCGGCAGAAGAAGCAAGGCAGAACTCGAAGCCATTGCAGAAGCCAGAGCAGCTGCCATCAGAAAGCATCAGGCGGTAAAAGCCGAGATAGAAGCGCAGATGGCGAAAGATGCACAGGAGAAGGCTAAACAGCAGGCTGCTACTGAGGCAGAACAGCCGGAAGAGGCAACAGCCGATAACCAGCAGACTGCTCCTGAGCAGGCAGCACCTGAGCAAGCTGCCGTTCCTGAAGAGCAGTTCTCTGCCGGAAACGATGAGAGCGCTAACATCAGCGGCGATTTGCAGGCGATGCTCCAGGCTAAGATGAATGCACAGAACGCAGCAGCAGCTCCAGCTCCGGCAGCCGCTCCGGCTCCAGCTGAGGAGGCAAAGGAAGAAGCTACTGAAAAAACTGCAACCGATAAGAAACAGGAGTCAGCTCCTATCCACTATACTGAAGGTATGAAGATAGAACTCGATGCAGACGGAACCTGGAAGGGTGATCCGGGCGACGGAACCGATTTCATCCCGGTAGTCGACATTCCTATCGAAGACCAGGCTGCCATTCCTACTGTCGACATCTTCGACCGTCCTACCACTCCACAGACTTCTCACCAGCACACACCTGCTGCTGCCCCTGCAGCCAAGAACAAGCAGGAAGCACCAGCCTACGATTTCAGCAATCTCGTGAAATCCAACGGTGTGCTCGAAGTGATTTCAGAGGGCTACGGATTCCTGCGCAGCAGCGATTACAATTACCTTTCTTCACCAGACGATGTTTATGTAGCATCCAGCTTCGTCAAGAAGTTCGGTCTGAAGACTGGCGATGTCATCGAGTGCAAGGTGCGTCCGCCTCACGAAGGCGAGAAATACTTCCCGCTCACCAGCATCATCAAGATCAATGGCCGTGACCCGTCGGAGGTTCGTGACCGTGTTCCTTTCGAGCACCTCACCCCACTCTTCCCTGATGAGAAGTTCAATCTCTGTGGCGACCGCCGCACCACCAATCTCAGCACCCGCATCGTAGACCTCTTCTCGCCAATCGGTAAGGGTCAGCGTGCGCTCATCGTGGCTCAGCCTAAGACCGGTAAGACCATCCTCATGAAGGATATTGCCAACGCCATCGCAGCCAACCATCCTGAGGCTTACCTCATGATGCTGCTCATCGACGAGCGTCCTGAGGAGGTTACCGACATGGCACGCACCGTGAATGCAGAGGTTATCGCCTCTACCTTCGACGAACCTGCAGAGCGCCATGTCAAGATTGCCGGAATCGTGCTCGAGAAGGCTAAGAGAATGGTAGAATGCGGACATGATGTTGTCATCTTCCTCGATTCCATCACCCGTCTCGCCCGTGCCTACAACACCACAGCTCCTGCATCTGGTAAGGTGCTTACCGGTGGTGTAGATGCAAACGCCCTCCAGAAGCCTAAGCGTTTCTTCGGTGCTGCGCGTAACATCGAAGGCGGCGGTTCGCTCACCATCATCGCTACTGCCCTCATCGATACAGGTAGTAAGATGGATGAAGTCATCTTCGAGGAGTTCAAGGGAACAGGTAACATGGAGTTGCAGCTCGACCGCTCACTCAGCAACAAGCGCATCTTCCCTGCTGTCAACCTCATTTCTTCGTCTACCCGTCGCGACGATCTCCTACAGGACAAGACAACGCTCGACCGCATGTGGATTCTGCGCAAGTATCTGTCAGATATGAACGCTATCGAGGCGATGAGCACCATCCACAAGAACATGCAGCATACTCGCAACAACGACGAGTTCCTGCTCTCTATGAATTCATAA
- a CDS encoding ABC-F family ATP-binding cassette domain-containing protein has product MASQIPYLDVQNLTKRFGAQVLFDNISFSIAEGQKVGLVARNGTGKSTLMSVLMDKEGHESGDIIYRRDLKVGYLEQSPQFDPEESVLQACFNHEDDPEKVLKAKQILTQLHITNLEQPMGQLSGGQQKRVALANVLITEPDFLMLDEPTNHLDLEMIEWLEGYLNRGNKTIFMVTHDRFFLDKVCNTILELDDRTIYTYRGNYAYYLEKRQERMDNLRAEIQHSKNLYRRELDWMRRQPQARGHKAKYREDAFYELEKVAKQRIEDRQVRLKASTVYIGSKIFECQYVSKAFDDRGQKKVILDNFYYNFARFEKMGIVGNNGTGKSTFIKMLLGEVQPDSGKFDIGETVRFGYFSQEGLKFREDQKVIDVITEIADYIDLGGKHMTASQFLQFFLFTPEEQHNYVYKLSGGEKRKLYLCTVLMRNPNFLVLDEPTNDLDIQTLQVLEEYLQDFAGCVIVVSHDRYFMDKVVDHLLVFKGEGEIQDFPGNYTQYREWSRMQAKDEAEQAKPAKSGNATAESDGAGSAKRDANFENKRKMSYKEKREYEQLTQEIDALTEEQKKLEEELCSGNLSVEELTEKSKRLPEIKDELDKKEMRWLELAEML; this is encoded by the coding sequence ATGGCTAGTCAAATACCCTATTTAGACGTTCAAAACCTCACCAAACGCTTTGGTGCACAGGTTCTTTTTGATAATATTTCCTTCTCTATCGCTGAAGGACAGAAAGTGGGACTCGTGGCGAGAAACGGCACGGGAAAGTCTACACTCATGTCGGTGCTGATGGATAAAGAGGGACACGAGAGCGGAGACATCATCTACCGACGCGATTTGAAGGTGGGCTATCTGGAGCAGTCGCCGCAGTTTGATCCGGAGGAAAGTGTGCTGCAGGCGTGCTTCAATCATGAGGATGATCCGGAGAAGGTGCTGAAGGCGAAACAGATTCTCACACAGCTGCACATTACCAACCTGGAACAGCCGATGGGACAGCTCAGCGGCGGACAGCAGAAGCGAGTGGCGCTGGCGAATGTGCTGATTACGGAACCCGACTTCCTGATGCTGGACGAGCCAACCAACCACCTGGACCTGGAGATGATAGAGTGGCTGGAGGGTTATCTGAACCGCGGCAACAAGACCATCTTCATGGTTACGCACGACCGATTCTTCCTGGACAAGGTGTGCAATACGATTCTGGAACTCGACGACCGCACCATCTACACCTACCGCGGCAATTATGCCTATTATCTGGAGAAGAGGCAGGAGAGAATGGACAATCTGAGAGCCGAAATTCAGCACTCGAAGAATCTCTACCGCAGGGAACTCGACTGGATGCGCCGCCAGCCTCAGGCTCGCGGACACAAGGCGAAATACCGCGAGGATGCTTTCTACGAGCTGGAGAAGGTGGCGAAGCAGCGCATAGAAGACAGGCAGGTAAGGCTGAAGGCTTCTACCGTTTATATAGGTTCGAAGATTTTTGAATGCCAGTATGTGAGCAAGGCTTTCGACGACAGGGGACAGAAGAAGGTGATTCTCGACAACTTCTACTACAACTTTGCCCGCTTCGAGAAGATGGGTATTGTGGGTAATAACGGAACGGGAAAATCGACCTTCATCAAGATGCTGCTGGGCGAGGTTCAGCCCGACAGCGGCAAGTTTGACATCGGCGAGACGGTTCGCTTCGGCTATTTCTCGCAGGAGGGACTGAAATTCCGTGAAGACCAGAAGGTGATTGACGTGATTACGGAGATTGCCGATTACATAGATCTGGGCGGCAAGCACATGACGGCTTCGCAGTTTCTGCAGTTCTTCCTCTTTACGCCCGAAGAGCAGCACAACTACGTTTACAAGCTGAGCGGCGGCGAGAAGCGCAAGCTTTACCTCTGTACGGTGCTGATGAGGAATCCGAACTTCTTGGTGCTGGACGAGCCGACCAACGACCTCGACATCCAGACGCTGCAGGTACTGGAAGAATATCTTCAGGATTTTGCGGGTTGCGTCATCGTGGTGAGCCACGACCGCTATTTCATGGACAAGGTAGTAGACCATCTGCTGGTTTTCAAGGGCGAAGGCGAAATACAGGATTTCCCAGGCAACTATACGCAGTACAGGGAATGGAGCCGGATGCAGGCGAAGGACGAGGCGGAACAGGCGAAACCGGCAAAGAGCGGAAATGCAACGGCAGAAAGCGACGGAGCTGGCTCGGCCAAGCGCGACGCCAATTTTGAGAACAAGCGCAAGATGAGCTACAAGGAGAAGCGCGAATATGAGCAGCTGACCCAGGAAATAGATGCGCTGACCGAGGAACAGAAGAAGCTGGAAGAGGAACTCTGCAGCGGAAATCTATCGGTTGAGGAACTGACGGAGAAAAGCAAGCGCCTGCCTGAAATCAAGGATGAACTTGATAAGAAGGAAATGAGATGGCTGGAACTGGCTGAAATGCTCTAG
- a CDS encoding nucleoside phosphorylase: MSKYFAESELIINEDGSCFHLHLRPEQVADKVILVGDPGRVALVASHFDEKECEVSSREFHAITGTYKGKRITVQSTGIGCDNIDIVVNELDALKNIDFKTRTEKPEHTTLTLVRIGTCGGLQLNCPAGTFVASQKSIGFDGLINFYARRNEICDLETEAEFKRQVKWNDQIGNPYCVDNNPELLNQIAGDDMVRGITIACGGFYGPQGRELRAPLADPELNQKIEAFEYNGLRVNNFEMESSALAGLSLLLGHKALTCCMVIANRRALSANTGYKSTIDNLIKVVLDRI, from the coding sequence ATGAGCAAATATTTTGCAGAATCAGAATTGATTATCAATGAAGACGGAAGCTGCTTCCACCTTCATCTACGCCCGGAACAAGTGGCTGATAAAGTAATCCTCGTTGGCGACCCAGGTCGCGTAGCCCTCGTAGCCTCCCATTTCGATGAGAAGGAATGCGAAGTTTCAAGTCGGGAATTCCACGCCATCACCGGCACATATAAAGGTAAGCGAATCACCGTGCAGAGCACCGGAATAGGATGCGATAATATCGATATAGTAGTCAACGAGCTCGATGCGCTGAAGAACATCGATTTCAAAACCCGCACCGAGAAACCCGAGCACACCACGCTCACCCTCGTGCGCATCGGAACCTGCGGCGGTCTGCAGCTCAACTGCCCTGCCGGAACCTTCGTAGCCTCGCAGAAGAGCATCGGTTTCGACGGACTCATCAACTTCTATGCCCGTCGCAACGAAATCTGCGACCTCGAAACAGAGGCAGAATTCAAGCGCCAGGTAAAATGGAACGACCAGATTGGCAACCCATATTGTGTAGACAACAATCCGGAACTGCTCAACCAGATAGCCGGCGATGATATGGTACGCGGAATCACTATAGCCTGTGGCGGTTTCTACGGACCTCAGGGCCGCGAACTCCGTGCCCCACTTGCCGACCCGGAACTTAATCAGAAGATTGAAGCATTCGAGTATAACGGTCTGCGCGTCAACAACTTCGAGATGGAGAGTTCAGCCCTCGCCGGTCTTTCCCTTCTCCTCGGTCATAAGGCATTAACCTGCTGCATGGTCATCGCCAACCGCCGTGCCCTCAGCGCCAACACCGGCTACAAGAGCACCATCGACAATCTCATCAAGGTTGTATTAGATAGAATCTAG
- the mnmE gene encoding tRNA uridine-5-carboxymethylaminomethyl(34) synthesis GTPase MnmE yields the protein MKNQEECICALATPAGGAIGIIRLSGSDAITLTDKIFQSANGKSLEEAKPYTLHYGEIKDKDGNTIDDVLVSVFRAPHSYTGENSTEISCHGSRYILQQVLHRFTEVGCRQAEPGEYTRRAYLNGKMDLSQAEAVADLIASTNKATHKMALSQLKGHFSNELSLLREKLLKMTSLLELELDFSDHEELEFADRSELQALAEEINHKITTLAHSFETGNALKQGVAVAIVGKTNVGKSTLLNRLLHEEKAIVSDIHGTTRDVIEDTTLIDGITFRFIDTAGIRKTDDIVENIGIERTFQKMEEAKIVIWLLDEQPSASEIEEMKQKNQGKKLLVVFNKMDKLENDKLAFDKFTHSCGSDSSESEASEGDSSEPEAPLFISARTGENVSSLEQALVKTADIPEITENDVIITSARHYEALLRAHNSLSRVLESMEMDMSGDIIAEDLKMVLEELGEITGGQISSQETLNNIFKHFCIGK from the coding sequence ATGAAGAATCAAGAAGAATGTATCTGCGCCCTGGCAACCCCAGCCGGCGGTGCTATCGGAATCATCCGACTCAGTGGCTCCGACGCCATTACCCTCACCGACAAAATCTTCCAGTCTGCCAACGGCAAATCCCTGGAAGAAGCCAAGCCCTACACCCTGCATTATGGCGAAATCAAGGATAAGGATGGCAACACCATTGATGATGTACTGGTGAGCGTGTTCCGTGCACCCCACAGTTATACAGGCGAGAACTCCACCGAGATTTCCTGTCATGGCAGCCGATACATTCTTCAGCAGGTTCTCCATCGCTTTACGGAGGTAGGATGTCGCCAGGCAGAACCGGGCGAATACACCCGTCGTGCCTATCTCAACGGCAAGATGGACCTCTCCCAGGCAGAAGCCGTAGCTGATCTCATCGCCTCTACCAACAAGGCAACCCACAAGATGGCGCTCAGCCAACTGAAGGGTCATTTCAGCAACGAACTCTCCCTCCTTCGCGAAAAATTATTAAAGATGACTTCGCTCCTGGAGTTGGAGCTCGACTTCAGCGACCACGAAGAACTGGAGTTTGCCGACCGCAGCGAACTCCAGGCACTAGCCGAAGAAATCAATCACAAGATTACCACCCTCGCCCACTCCTTCGAAACCGGCAATGCCCTAAAGCAGGGAGTAGCCGTAGCCATCGTAGGCAAGACGAATGTGGGCAAGAGCACCCTGCTCAACCGTCTGCTCCACGAGGAGAAGGCAATCGTGAGCGACATTCACGGAACCACCCGAGATGTAATCGAAGACACCACCCTCATCGACGGAATCACCTTCCGCTTTATTGACACAGCCGGAATCCGCAAGACGGATGATATAGTAGAAAACATCGGAATAGAGCGCACCTTCCAGAAGATGGAAGAGGCGAAGATAGTAATCTGGCTATTGGATGAGCAGCCGTCAGCCTCAGAAATCGAGGAGATGAAGCAGAAGAACCAGGGCAAGAAGCTGCTGGTAGTATTTAATAAGATGGATAAACTTGAGAATGACAAACTTGCGTTCGATAAATTCACCCATTCCTGTGGCTCAGATTCCAGCGAATCAGAAGCCAGCGAAGGAGATTCCAGCGAACCAGAAGCCCCACTCTTCATCAGTGCCCGCACAGGCGAGAACGTTTCATCCCTGGAGCAGGCATTAGTAAAAACCGCTGATATTCCTGAGATTACCGAGAACGACGTCATCATAACGAGTGCCCGCCACTACGAGGCCCTTCTCCGTGCCCACAATTCCCTCTCCCGAGTATTGGAGTCGATGGAAATGGACATGAGCGGCGACATCATCGCCGAAGACCTGAAAATGGTATTGGAAGAATTGGGCGAAATCACTGGCGGACAGATCAGTAGCCAGGAAACGCTAAATAATATCTTCAAGCACTTTTGCATCGGAAAATAA
- the yihA gene encoding ribosome biogenesis GTP-binding protein YihA/YsxC produces the protein MEIKKSEFTISAPRVSMCPKDTKAEYAFIGRSNVGKSSLINMLCNHKGLAKTSATPGKTLLINHFIINNEWYLVDLPGYGFAKRSKTVQKQLEQMISSYILQRQQLANVFVLIDVRHDQQKIDREFVDWLGESGVPFCIVFTKADKLGPVKARMNAEKWMHALEDRWEALPPYFITSSEKKMGRDEVLDYIDEINKSLAGE, from the coding sequence ATGGAAATTAAGAAATCAGAATTTACAATATCGGCTCCACGAGTGAGCATGTGTCCGAAAGATACGAAGGCTGAATATGCTTTCATCGGCAGAAGTAATGTGGGAAAATCGAGCCTCATCAATATGCTCTGCAACCACAAGGGTTTGGCTAAGACTTCAGCCACACCGGGTAAGACGCTGCTTATCAACCACTTCATTATCAACAACGAATGGTATCTGGTAGACCTTCCTGGCTATGGTTTCGCCAAACGTTCGAAGACCGTACAGAAGCAGCTGGAACAAATGATAAGCAGTTATATTCTGCAGCGCCAGCAGTTGGCTAATGTCTTTGTGCTCATCGACGTGCGCCACGATCAGCAGAAGATAGACCGCGAGTTTGTAGACTGGCTGGGCGAGAGCGGCGTTCCTTTCTGCATCGTCTTTACCAAGGCCGACAAGTTGGGTCCGGTCAAGGCTCGCATGAATGCGGAGAAATGGATGCATGCGCTGGAAGACCGCTGGGAAGCACTTCCACCTTATTTCATTACCAGTAGTGAAAAGAAGATGGGACGCGACGAGGTGCTCGACTATATTGACGAAATCAACAAATCTCTCGCCGGAGAATAA